In Citrus sinensis cultivar Valencia sweet orange chromosome 4, DVS_A1.0, whole genome shotgun sequence, one DNA window encodes the following:
- the LOC102620096 gene encoding transcription factor JUNGBRUNNEN 1 isoform X2 encodes MEMTKMSTTTTTSSDNKLQNHEEVMLPGFRFHPTDEELVGFYLRRKVEKKPISIEIIKQADIYKYDPWDLPMSTVGDKEWYFFCIRGRKYRNSIRPNRVTGSGFWKATGIDKPIHSAKEPHECIGLKKSLVYYRGSAGKGTKTDWMMHEFRLPPNGKITNFSNTKDIAQEAEVWTLCRIFKRTPSYKKYTPNWKDSSTVAAANATKLHNPTDSSSKTCSSSLESETSCEQQQYMHQQKETKPFIINHVDQRNHPLTTQSQLSPYPASYYSSLWNLNGDDFFTNGNWDELRSVVELAVDPPHVYDCR; translated from the exons atGGAGATGACAAAGATGAGTACCACTACTACTACAAGTTCAGATAATAAGCTGCAGAATCATGAAGAAGTTATGCTTCCAGGGTTTAGATTTCATCCAACTGATGAAGAGCTTGTTGGGTTTTATTTGCGGCGAAAAGTTGAGAAGAAGCCTATCAGTATTGAAATCATCAAGCAggctgatatttacaaatatgatCCTTGGGATCTTCCAA TGAGTACGGTTGGGGACAAGGAGTGGTACTTTTTCTGCATAAGAGGAAGAAAATACAGGAACAGCATCAGGCCAAACAGGGTGACAGGATCTGGATTTTGGAAAGCCACCGGCATCGACAAGCCGATTCATTCGGCGAAGGAACCCCATGAATGCATTGGCCTCAAGAAATCATTAGTCTACTATCGAGGAAGTGCTGGAAAAGGAACTAAAACTGATTGGATGATGCATGAATTTCGCCTTCCGCCGAATGGAAAAATTACCAATTTCTCCAACACCAAGGATATTGCCCAAGAAGCT GAAGTATGGACACTGTGCCGAATATTCAAACGAACTCCATCTTACAAAAAGTACACACCAAATTGGAAAGACAGTAGCACTGTTGCTGCTGCCAATGCCACCAAATTACACAACCCCACTGATTCAAGCTCCAAAACCTGCAGCAGCAGCTTGGAATCTGAAACCAGCTGTGAGCAGCAGCAGTACATGcatcaacaaaaagaaacaaaacccTTCATCATCAACCACGTTGACCAAAGAAACCATCCGCTAACTACTCAGTCCCAATTATCTCCATATCCGGCTTCTTATTATTCAAGCCTTTGGAATCTAAATGGCGATGATTTCTTTACGAATGGGAACTGGGATGAATTGAGATCAGTTGTTGAGCTTGCCGTTGATCCCCCTCATGTTTATGACTGTAGATAA
- the LOC102620096 gene encoding transcription factor JUNGBRUNNEN 1 isoform X1: MEMTKMSTTTTTSSDNKLQNHEEVMLPGFRFHPTDEELVGFYLRRKVEKKPISIEIIKQADIYKYDPWDLPKVSTVGDKEWYFFCIRGRKYRNSIRPNRVTGSGFWKATGIDKPIHSAKEPHECIGLKKSLVYYRGSAGKGTKTDWMMHEFRLPPNGKITNFSNTKDIAQEAEVWTLCRIFKRTPSYKKYTPNWKDSSTVAAANATKLHNPTDSSSKTCSSSLESETSCEQQQYMHQQKETKPFIINHVDQRNHPLTTQSQLSPYPASYYSSLWNLNGDDFFTNGNWDELRSVVELAVDPPHVYDCR; encoded by the exons atGGAGATGACAAAGATGAGTACCACTACTACTACAAGTTCAGATAATAAGCTGCAGAATCATGAAGAAGTTATGCTTCCAGGGTTTAGATTTCATCCAACTGATGAAGAGCTTGTTGGGTTTTATTTGCGGCGAAAAGTTGAGAAGAAGCCTATCAGTATTGAAATCATCAAGCAggctgatatttacaaatatgatCCTTGGGATCTTCCAA AAGTGAGTACGGTTGGGGACAAGGAGTGGTACTTTTTCTGCATAAGAGGAAGAAAATACAGGAACAGCATCAGGCCAAACAGGGTGACAGGATCTGGATTTTGGAAAGCCACCGGCATCGACAAGCCGATTCATTCGGCGAAGGAACCCCATGAATGCATTGGCCTCAAGAAATCATTAGTCTACTATCGAGGAAGTGCTGGAAAAGGAACTAAAACTGATTGGATGATGCATGAATTTCGCCTTCCGCCGAATGGAAAAATTACCAATTTCTCCAACACCAAGGATATTGCCCAAGAAGCT GAAGTATGGACACTGTGCCGAATATTCAAACGAACTCCATCTTACAAAAAGTACACACCAAATTGGAAAGACAGTAGCACTGTTGCTGCTGCCAATGCCACCAAATTACACAACCCCACTGATTCAAGCTCCAAAACCTGCAGCAGCAGCTTGGAATCTGAAACCAGCTGTGAGCAGCAGCAGTACATGcatcaacaaaaagaaacaaaacccTTCATCATCAACCACGTTGACCAAAGAAACCATCCGCTAACTACTCAGTCCCAATTATCTCCATATCCGGCTTCTTATTATTCAAGCCTTTGGAATCTAAATGGCGATGATTTCTTTACGAATGGGAACTGGGATGAATTGAGATCAGTTGTTGAGCTTGCCGTTGATCCCCCTCATGTTTATGACTGTAGATAA